One genomic segment of Fervidobacterium pennivorans includes these proteins:
- a CDS encoding cytidine deaminase, which yields MRTEELIQKAKEAMENAYAPYSQFHVGAALLTKSGKVYIGANVENASYGLTNCAERTAIFSAVANGEREFDTLVVIADTEKPVAPCGACRQVMAEFGDFKVILTNLKGEILETTVGELLPYAFDKEDLKDKDEHK from the coding sequence ATGAGGACTGAAGAACTTATCCAGAAAGCCAAAGAGGCTATGGAAAACGCTTATGCTCCATATTCTCAATTTCATGTTGGTGCTGCTTTGCTTACAAAGAGCGGGAAAGTCTATATAGGTGCGAACGTTGAGAATGCATCATATGGTTTAACAAACTGTGCGGAAAGAACCGCAATTTTTTCTGCCGTAGCAAACGGTGAAAGGGAATTTGACACTTTGGTTGTGATAGCGGATACGGAAAAACCGGTTGCTCCATGTGGAGCGTGTAGGCAGGTCATGGCTGAATTCGGGGATTTTAAGGTCATACTGACTAATCTGAAAGGTGAGATACTGGAAACCACTGTTGGCGAGTTGTTACCATATGCATTTGACAAAGAAGATTTGAAAGACAAAGATGAACACAAGTAA
- a CDS encoding hemolysin family protein, with the protein MEDPLSYLWYTLFIVLLIMLSGFFSASETALTSVSRHRLKLLAKSKEEQEEESEMHFFNKLLTALLVSNNLVNILASSLAAVMFSQVIKSESLSAILSTFVMTFLLLIFGEITPKILARQNSERIFERSIKIIIFISKMLSPVITMFIAIANAIVKLLGGNVVQETPFITIDDIASYLEMGREEGSITHEEGLMIERTIEMDETLVKEIMIPRIDIVAIEETQTLREAMEIIVEEEYSRIPVYRETIDNIVGICYAKDVLSFIAERGMDVVDKVLVKELMRPPLFVPEFMPVSELLKEFKAKKVHMAIVVDEYGGTAGIVTMEDILEEIFGEIMDEYDEGENIGIKKIDDNSYLVDATLSLNDIERELRIEFPEGEFDTLAGYLLEKFKHIPKVGETYEDGRIAFKVVAASRNKIEKVLVSIKQEKDTAKDENKEDEDNED; encoded by the coding sequence GTGGAAGACCCACTGAGTTATTTATGGTATACGCTTTTCATAGTTCTGTTGATTATGCTATCGGGATTTTTCTCGGCATCAGAAACAGCACTGACATCTGTTAGCCGTCACAGGCTGAAACTTCTTGCTAAAAGTAAAGAAGAGCAAGAAGAAGAAAGTGAGATGCACTTTTTTAACAAACTACTCACCGCATTGTTGGTATCGAACAACTTAGTGAACATTTTGGCTTCTTCATTGGCTGCAGTAATGTTTTCGCAAGTGATTAAATCAGAATCGCTTTCAGCGATACTTTCCACATTTGTGATGACCTTCCTTTTGCTCATATTCGGAGAGATTACTCCAAAGATTTTGGCAAGACAAAATAGCGAGAGAATATTCGAAAGAAGTATTAAAATCATAATTTTTATCTCAAAGATGTTGTCGCCAGTAATTACTATGTTTATTGCAATTGCCAATGCAATAGTTAAACTTTTGGGTGGAAATGTGGTTCAAGAAACACCATTTATAACAATTGATGATATAGCCTCTTATCTGGAGATGGGACGTGAGGAAGGGTCCATCACCCACGAAGAGGGATTAATGATAGAGCGAACAATCGAAATGGACGAGACGTTGGTCAAGGAGATAATGATTCCAAGGATAGATATAGTAGCTATTGAGGAAACTCAGACATTGAGAGAGGCAATGGAAATCATTGTGGAAGAAGAATACTCAAGGATACCCGTTTATCGCGAAACAATAGATAATATTGTTGGAATTTGTTACGCAAAAGATGTGCTCAGTTTCATTGCTGAAAGAGGGATGGATGTTGTGGACAAAGTTCTAGTCAAGGAACTGATGAGACCTCCTCTCTTTGTGCCTGAGTTTATGCCTGTATCTGAATTGCTAAAAGAATTCAAGGCCAAGAAAGTTCATATGGCTATTGTTGTGGACGAATACGGTGGAACAGCTGGTATCGTCACTATGGAAGACATACTTGAAGAAATCTTTGGGGAGATAATGGACGAATACGACGAAGGAGAAAATATCGGAATCAAGAAAATCGATGATAATTCCTACTTGGTTGACGCTACGCTTTCACTCAACGATATTGAGAGGGAACTCAGGATAGAATTTCCGGAAGGGGAATTTGACACATTGGCAGGGTATCTTCTTGAAAAGTTTAAACACATTCCCAAGGTAGGAGAAACCTACGAGGATGGTAGAATCGCATTTAAAGTTGTTGCCGCTTCAAGAAATAAGATAGAAAAGGTCTTGGTAAGTATCAAGCAAGAAAAAGATACAGCTAAGGATGAGAACAAGGAGGACGAGGACAATGAGGACTGA
- a CDS encoding sensor domain-containing diguanylate cyclase — translation MGTIIYSTKSIQLKEVGYIQSNGPVLDFETLKVALQKSKIFLLVFNAHGEILKASDNVPVCLKTASSVFHIFPDFSNILKSVNESGFSQDIITLRKPKAEKIKLLTFKSEEYYWTLGEVITEQLLIDEVITQKLETLTMYLEFAPVFFVVLNEKGEIAYVNNWTLEKTGYSLVEVLGKNWFDIFIPEDIKSIVKQVFDDIMNGRVELRKTFENDIIAKDGKTITVLWENKLLIKDGKPFGTISVGVDVTEQKIRNFEEDILLSVLSATSETNYHDAISKLTKTLEEERNIRRAIGRIKTHEETKSLELLDKIEANEAVSYKSLNYERRLDEKIISLEISYQSLPKYATERCLENIATVILNFIDRVYYIQKLEEASFRDPLTKLFNRRYFLMMLQAEIRRIKRYGGDSCIVMIDLDGLKQINDTLGHDKGDLAITTLAQVVLENTRNTDVCVRFGGDEFAILLPNTPLEYARSIIQRIIDKLDALDMKEFRISISAGITKILPSDDAEGISVLKRADELLYKAKKSGKHTICVDIPETQITCDR, via the coding sequence TTGGGTACTATCATATATTCAACTAAAAGTATTCAACTAAAAGAGGTGGGGTATATCCAAAGTAACGGACCTGTTTTAGATTTTGAAACCCTCAAAGTTGCACTTCAAAAGTCAAAGATATTCTTACTTGTCTTCAATGCCCATGGAGAAATTTTAAAAGCCTCCGATAATGTTCCTGTTTGCCTAAAAACTGCATCAAGCGTTTTTCATATCTTTCCGGACTTTTCTAACATACTCAAAAGTGTTAACGAAAGTGGTTTTTCACAGGATATTATAACTTTACGCAAACCAAAAGCTGAAAAAATAAAACTTTTAACGTTTAAATCCGAAGAATATTATTGGACCTTAGGTGAAGTAATTACAGAACAGCTACTTATTGATGAGGTTATAACTCAAAAGTTAGAAACGTTAACAATGTACCTTGAGTTTGCTCCTGTTTTCTTCGTTGTTTTAAATGAGAAGGGAGAAATTGCATACGTTAACAATTGGACTCTTGAAAAAACAGGCTACAGTTTGGTAGAAGTTCTTGGAAAGAATTGGTTTGATATATTTATTCCAGAGGATATAAAGAGTATAGTTAAGCAAGTTTTTGACGATATCATGAATGGACGTGTTGAACTCCGTAAAACATTTGAAAACGATATCATAGCAAAAGATGGAAAGACAATTACGGTGCTTTGGGAAAATAAGCTACTCATCAAAGATGGTAAACCCTTCGGAACAATAAGTGTAGGAGTTGATGTCACAGAACAAAAAATCAGAAACTTCGAAGAGGATATACTACTTTCCGTTCTCAGCGCTACTTCAGAAACTAACTATCATGATGCCATAAGTAAATTGACAAAGACATTAGAAGAAGAGCGCAATATAAGAAGAGCGATTGGAAGAATCAAAACGCATGAGGAAACAAAATCTCTGGAGCTTCTGGATAAAATCGAAGCTAATGAGGCAGTCTCATACAAGAGCCTTAATTACGAACGTAGATTGGACGAAAAAATCATAAGCTTAGAAATCTCTTACCAGTCATTGCCCAAATATGCTACAGAAAGATGCTTAGAAAATATTGCAACGGTTATCCTGAACTTTATAGACCGTGTTTATTATATCCAGAAGCTGGAAGAAGCCTCCTTTAGGGATCCTTTGACCAAGCTTTTTAATCGAAGGTATTTTCTGATGATGTTACAAGCTGAAATTAGGCGAATAAAACGATACGGTGGCGACTCGTGTATCGTAATGATCGATTTAGATGGACTAAAACAAATCAACGACACACTAGGCCATGACAAAGGTGACCTTGCGATAACTACGTTAGCCCAGGTCGTGTTGGAAAATACACGAAATACTGACGTGTGTGTGAGATTTGGTGGCGATGAATTTGCAATCCTGCTTCCGAATACCCCTCTAGAATACGCCCGTTCGATTATCCAAAGAATAATTGACAAGCTTGATGCTCTTGATATGAAAGAATTTCGAATATCAATAAGTGCCGGTATTACCAAAATCTTGCCAAGCGATGACGCCGAAGGTATAAGTGTGCTTAAAAGAGCAGATGAATTACTTTATAAAGCGAAAAAGAGTGGTAAGCACACCATTTGTGTCGACATTCCTGAAACGCAGATTACTTGCGACAGATGA
- a CDS encoding iron-containing alcohol dehydrogenase family protein has product MGFFMPTKVLYGKDIVLRNRELFQSLGETFLIITGKSSRKNGSLDDVLDVLERKHVYIYDETPENPPMEVVEEISERFEDVDIVIGLGGGSPMDTAKAVAVLIENKHLKPEDLYNKSKYQSAKPIICIPTTAGTGSEVTQYSVLTVNGRKRGFSHECVFPKISFIDYKYTLTLNESLTLSTALDALSHAIEGFLSTKATPFSDMLAIESVKIIKEYLPRLMSDLTNEFYRERMMFASTLAGMVIAQTGTTIAHALGYSLTTDKGVKHGLATAIFLPYELKIAKKHGCQKANIIIDMFDGSMYEFYRLLNVRLDTLITDDDIYSWASTAINASHLSVTPGKYDLETIVEAYKEVRERFC; this is encoded by the coding sequence ATGGGTTTTTTCATGCCAACAAAAGTGCTGTACGGGAAAGATATTGTTCTTAGGAATAGAGAACTTTTCCAATCACTCGGTGAGACATTTCTCATTATTACTGGAAAAAGTTCGAGAAAAAATGGTAGTCTTGACGACGTTTTAGACGTGCTTGAGAGAAAGCATGTTTATATATACGATGAAACTCCTGAAAATCCTCCTATGGAGGTTGTAGAGGAGATATCAGAAAGATTCGAAGACGTCGATATAGTTATCGGACTTGGTGGCGGAAGCCCAATGGACACTGCAAAAGCTGTGGCAGTGCTTATTGAAAACAAACACTTGAAACCGGAAGATCTGTATAACAAAAGTAAGTACCAAAGTGCAAAACCGATAATATGTATTCCTACCACGGCAGGAACTGGTAGTGAGGTTACTCAGTACTCTGTGTTGACTGTAAATGGTAGAAAACGTGGTTTTTCACACGAATGCGTCTTTCCAAAAATTTCATTTATTGATTATAAATACACACTTACGTTAAATGAATCATTGACACTCTCTACAGCTCTTGATGCACTATCTCATGCAATTGAAGGATTTTTGTCAACAAAAGCTACACCATTCAGCGACATGCTTGCAATTGAGAGCGTAAAGATAATCAAAGAATATCTTCCAAGGTTGATGAGTGATTTAACTAATGAATTCTACAGAGAACGAATGATGTTTGCATCGACATTGGCAGGGATGGTCATTGCTCAAACAGGAACGACGATTGCACATGCGCTGGGTTATTCTCTAACAACGGACAAAGGTGTAAAACATGGACTTGCTACAGCAATTTTTTTGCCTTATGAGTTGAAAATCGCAAAAAAACATGGTTGTCAAAAAGCAAACATTATCATCGATATGTTCGACGGTTCGATGTATGAATTTTACCGTCTTTTGAACGTAAGACTCGATACTTTAATCACCGATGATGATATATACTCTTGGGCATCAACTGCAATAAATGCTTCACACCTTAGTGTTACACCAGGAAAATACGACTTAGAAACCATTGTTGAGGCGTACAAAGAGGTTAGAGAGCGCTTTTGCTGA
- a CDS encoding S-layer homology domain-containing protein encodes MKRAFLVCFIAIALFSSLYAATFKDVPANHWAYEAVEQLTKLGILSGMPDGTFQGNQPLTRYQLAVALYRMLNILNDRISAVERKIPTSTTSPQQSQQVTLPANIDAQLKDISNKILELATADKNINTRIDNLLAQVNSLSLNVQDSSKQLNYLKRDLDDLKAMYDALTVKVTEMRGLVSTTPTGQNLNELSKNIDDVRSDVENLKKRLTTLEQTVTSLNQRVSSLATTESVTTLASRISGVEKNVKDLQDSVNSIRSQLTTLSTIETRISNLERKNSEIDSIKQSVSEISKLQSGILADVNSMKSDISKFKSTVDALNNEIVGLKKMDSSLQDEVANLKVEMNDLKVEIINLKQIDSDVKSVKSQISTVESKVEGLKSEVTGVKNNISTLSSDVEALKQSSQDVESLKSEVKGVKSDVEALKLQSSQNVKNLKDELAQLKSENDNLKAKLASLETNQMGNISLILSIVGVVLGGIALWFAVQGQ; translated from the coding sequence ATGAAAAGAGCGTTTTTAGTTTGTTTTATTGCTATTGCATTATTCAGTAGCCTTTACGCAGCAACGTTTAAGGATGTACCGGCAAACCATTGGGCTTACGAAGCCGTTGAACAATTAACTAAGCTCGGTATACTAAGCGGTATGCCGGATGGAACTTTCCAAGGGAATCAACCTTTAACTAGGTATCAACTTGCTGTTGCACTCTATAGAATGTTGAATATATTAAACGATAGAATTTCCGCTGTTGAAAGGAAGATACCTACATCAACAACATCACCTCAGCAATCGCAACAAGTTACACTTCCAGCGAACATCGATGCACAACTTAAGGACATTTCAAATAAAATACTTGAACTTGCAACAGCTGATAAAAATATCAACACACGAATCGATAATTTGCTTGCTCAGGTTAATTCTTTGTCATTGAATGTACAGGATTCTTCTAAGCAGTTAAATTACCTAAAAAGGGATTTAGATGATCTCAAAGCAATGTATGATGCTTTAACAGTTAAAGTAACTGAGATGAGAGGTTTAGTTTCAACAACGCCTACGGGACAGAATCTTAACGAGTTGTCGAAAAACATTGATGATGTGAGAAGCGATGTAGAAAACCTAAAGAAGAGGTTGACCACTCTTGAACAGACAGTAACTTCTTTAAACCAAAGGGTATCATCGCTTGCAACTACGGAGAGTGTCACAACTCTTGCCTCAAGAATTTCCGGAGTTGAGAAGAACGTCAAAGATTTACAGGATTCTGTAAACTCTATTCGTTCACAGTTGACAACGCTATCAACCATTGAAACAAGAATTTCAAATTTAGAGAGGAAAAATTCAGAGATTGATTCTATCAAACAGTCTGTTTCCGAAATCTCAAAACTTCAGTCAGGCATTCTTGCAGACGTAAATAGCATGAAGTCTGATATTAGCAAATTTAAAAGCACTGTTGATGCTCTTAACAATGAGATAGTCGGACTTAAAAAAATGGACTCTTCTTTACAAGACGAAGTTGCAAATCTGAAGGTTGAAATGAACGACTTAAAAGTTGAGATTATCAATTTAAAGCAAATTGACTCTGATGTAAAAAGTGTAAAAAGCCAAATTTCAACAGTTGAAAGCAAAGTCGAAGGCCTTAAATCAGAAGTTACAGGAGTTAAGAACAACATTTCAACGCTTTCGAGTGATGTTGAAGCATTAAAACAGAGTTCACAGGATGTTGAAAGCCTTAAATCAGAAGTTAAAGGAGTTAAGAGTGATGTTGAAGCATTAAAACTGCAGAGTTCACAGAATGTTAAGAATTTGAAAGATGAACTTGCACAACTAAAGAGCGAAAATGATAACTTAAAGGCAAAGTTGGCATCGCTTGAAACAAATCAAATGGGTAACATATCTTTGATCCTGAGTATTGTTGGTGTAGTACTAGGTGGTATAGCCCTCTGGTTTGCTGTTCAGGGGCAGTGA
- a CDS encoding protein-glutamate methylesterase/protein-glutamine glutaminase — MIVDDSPFMRMILKDIIDKEIDMQVVGVARDGMEAVELAIKLKPDVITMDVEMPKLNGIEALKEIMKRAPTRIIMVSSLTEEGAEITLLALELGAVDFVTKPSGSVSMDFRKMGPELVQKIRDAMKINISQILMKRKPLANLRVKSIVSGKVVVIGSSTGGPRSLDLVIPPLPKDFPAPILLVQHMPPGFTKSLAQRLDRISNLSVKEAEEGDVLKPGWVYVAPGDYHMGIKYQDKKGIIYLDKNTEKINNVRPAVDYTLDKVAEIYKENTIAVILTGMGKDGTKGAFKVKFFKGVVIAESQETCVVFGMPKSVIEEGYADYVLPADKIPEKLVELV, encoded by the coding sequence ATGATTGTTGATGATTCACCTTTTATGAGAATGATTCTAAAGGATATAATCGACAAAGAAATCGATATGCAAGTTGTTGGTGTGGCAAGGGATGGAATGGAGGCAGTTGAACTTGCGATAAAGCTCAAACCAGATGTAATTACGATGGACGTTGAAATGCCAAAGTTGAATGGTATCGAGGCACTAAAGGAGATAATGAAGAGAGCACCTACGCGGATTATAATGGTAAGTAGCTTGACAGAAGAAGGTGCAGAAATAACACTCTTAGCACTTGAACTAGGTGCTGTTGATTTCGTAACCAAGCCTTCCGGTAGCGTATCCATGGATTTCAGAAAAATGGGTCCGGAACTTGTACAAAAAATTCGGGATGCTATGAAAATAAATATTTCGCAAATCCTTATGAAGAGAAAGCCATTGGCTAATCTTCGTGTGAAATCTATAGTATCAGGAAAAGTAGTTGTTATAGGTTCTTCAACAGGGGGACCAAGGTCTTTGGATCTCGTAATCCCGCCTCTTCCGAAGGATTTTCCTGCGCCTATTTTGCTGGTTCAGCATATGCCTCCAGGATTTACGAAGTCCCTAGCGCAGAGATTAGATAGAATTTCCAACCTGTCTGTCAAAGAAGCAGAAGAAGGTGACGTTCTTAAACCTGGCTGGGTTTACGTAGCTCCAGGAGATTATCATATGGGTATCAAATATCAGGACAAAAAAGGAATTATCTATCTTGATAAAAACACAGAGAAAATTAACAACGTAAGACCTGCCGTTGATTACACTCTCGATAAAGTTGCAGAAATCTACAAAGAAAATACTATAGCTGTTATTCTTACCGGAATGGGAAAGGATGGTACAAAGGGAGCCTTTAAAGTTAAATTTTTCAAAGGTGTTGTCATAGCCGAGAGCCAAGAAACCTGCGTAGTTTTTGGTATGCCCAAGTCAGTTATAGAAGAAGGTTACGCCGATTACGTACTTCCCGCTGATAAGATTCCGGAAAAACTTGTGGAACTTGTCTAA
- a CDS encoding diacylglycerol kinase family protein, with translation MERRLQTKYTNHALKEKEKEQLGSNNLKESFEHAIEGIVESIISERNLRIHFAIGLLVIAATFFLPVKREDTLWIIFAVFFVIWSELVNTIIEHLMNLYSKEYHPVIKIVKDVSAGVVLWATLFSVTVGIMVFGGILFDWSLEIAKIFAIISTVTFPLLSIKVVRSWKKKK, from the coding sequence TTGGAGCGTCGCTTACAGACAAAATATACAAACCACGCATTGAAAGAAAAAGAAAAAGAACAATTGGGTTCGAATAATCTGAAAGAATCTTTCGAACATGCAATAGAGGGTATTGTTGAATCAATAATATCAGAGAGAAACTTAAGGATACATTTTGCAATAGGGTTATTGGTCATTGCTGCGACGTTTTTCCTCCCAGTGAAAAGGGAAGACACATTATGGATTATATTCGCTGTTTTTTTTGTCATCTGGTCAGAGCTTGTAAATACTATTATCGAACATCTGATGAATTTGTATAGTAAGGAGTACCACCCTGTAATAAAAATAGTTAAAGATGTTAGTGCGGGTGTTGTGTTGTGGGCAACACTTTTCTCCGTAACAGTGGGAATAATGGTCTTTGGAGGCATTTTATTTGATTGGAGTTTGGAAATTGCAAAGATTTTTGCTATAATATCAACAGTTACGTTCCCATTACTCAGTATCAAGGTGGTGAGAAGTTGGAAAAAGAAAAAATAA
- a CDS encoding 2-oxoacid:acceptor oxidoreductase family protein: MTRPFSIRIAGIGGQGNLLAGYVLSRAFVLAEKYVVQTQNYSEQVRGGPSYCDVLVSNEPILYPKAVVFDSLIIMHPSMVNQAKFVATNGIIVYDSTYIKDIPNEFKRVTKRIIDIPASKLAIEKFGNVMVSNMILLGALVKSTALVDFDTLFEGVKEEVNPKYYELNVEAIKFGASLTDKIYKPRIERKRKRTIGFE; this comes from the coding sequence ATGACCAGGCCTTTTTCTATAAGGATTGCCGGGATTGGTGGACAAGGTAACTTACTTGCTGGTTATGTTTTATCAAGAGCATTTGTCTTGGCGGAGAAGTATGTCGTTCAGACACAGAATTACAGTGAACAAGTTCGTGGTGGACCGAGTTACTGCGATGTTCTGGTATCAAACGAGCCAATACTTTATCCAAAGGCTGTAGTATTTGACTCTTTGATAATAATGCATCCGTCCATGGTTAACCAGGCTAAATTTGTTGCAACTAATGGTATAATTGTTTATGATAGCACTTATATAAAGGACATTCCGAATGAATTCAAAAGGGTCACAAAAAGAATAATTGATATTCCAGCAAGCAAATTAGCGATTGAAAAATTTGGCAACGTAATGGTTTCAAACATGATATTGCTAGGAGCTTTGGTGAAAAGCACGGCTTTAGTTGATTTTGATACATTGTTTGAAGGAGTAAAAGAGGAGGTTAACCCGAAATATTACGAACTAAACGTGGAGGCGATCAAATTTGGAGCGTCGCTTACAGACAAAATATACAAACCACGCATTGAAAGAAAAAGAAAAAGAACAATTGGGTTCGAATAA